One stretch of Hypanus sabinus isolate sHypSab1 chromosome 29, sHypSab1.hap1, whole genome shotgun sequence DNA includes these proteins:
- the LOC132382801 gene encoding guanylate-binding protein 1-like yields the protein MEKPLQLVYNKDGKLQLNPEALKVLQSIEDPMVAVAMVGAARTGKSYLMNCLAGDKKGFSVDSTTQTHAKGIWMWCRSLPERPNEVLLLLDTEGLEDPEGDIDNDNSIYTLAILLSSILIYNGQKNIDQRSLQYLHFVTEMSKQILLKSQPNVCDSWDFVRFFPEFVWLIRDLTLDMHIDGEDVTPNEYLEHSLKLDCEISEQDKEYNELRRYIRNHFPSRCCFACPTPTFRKKLKQLQELEYKDLDEDFVKERQKLINYIHTHKKVKRVLGGQLVTGRRFVELIKMYVDMMADGVLPCAENCVAKLAEVENEAAVDEAFKFYDNEMRIISKSDCLTMSKLIENYNMKSREAFNIFHKRSMNNNCGKYIQQLERKMHSTYKSVMAKIKETSQEQCKIHLAKELASIKGNLASGYYQRDDGFQELKEDLDKAIKEYEEKTKDEMEGCAVLTHFLKEEKHHLDQIQKMDSKLGKEENLVSAWEEELSRVKQEMKKMEQERKAAEECRHKEIKQQIRKRIEEGKKCSEEELKEAMEHTRSEMEKYKVEGREEDAERAQQRYEYLKKKYEEPTEWSFMNFMKFIREHAPDIIDVLMIVMVAVAEYRRVSS from the exons ATGGAGAAACCCTTGCAGCTGGTTTACAACAAGGATGGGAAGCTGCAACTTAACCCAGAGGCTCTGAAGGTTCTCCAGTCCATTGAGGATCCAATGGTTGCTGTAGCTATGGTTGGTGCTGCTCGTACAGGGAAGTCCTACCTCATGAACTGTCTCGCGGGAGACAAGAAGG GATTCTCAGTGGATTCAACCACACAGACTCACGCCAAAGGAATCTGGATGTGGTGTCGCTCCCTCCCTGAGAGACCCAATGAGGTCCTCCTGTTGTTGGACACTGAGGGTCTGGAAGATCCTGAG GGAGACATCGACAATGATAATTCCATCTATACACTGGCTATCCTTCTGAGCAGCATCCTCATTTACAATGGTCAAAAAAACATCGACCAGCGATCCCTGCAATACTTACA TTTTGTGACTGAAATGTCGAAGCAGATCCTGTTGAAGTCCCAGCCCAATGTTTGTGACAGTTGGGACTTCGTCCGTTTCTTCCCTGAATTTGTCTGGCTGATCCGTGATTTGACACTGGATATGCACATTGATGGGGAAGATGTGACTCCAAATGAGTACCTGGAGCACAGCCTGAAACTGGACT GTGAGATCAGTGAGCAGGATAAGGAATATAATGAACTCCGCAGGTATATCCGCAATCATTTTCCCTCACGTTGCTGCTTTGCATGTCCCACTCCCACATTCCGGAAAAAACTCAAGCAGCTCCAGGAACTGGAGTACAAGGATCTGGATGAGGATTTTGTCAAGGAGCGGCAGAAACTCATCAATTACATTCACACCCACAAGAAAGTCAAGAGAGTTCTTGGAGGTCAGCTGGTCACGGGCAGGA GATTTGTTGAATTGATCAAGATGTACGTGGACATGATGGCGGATGGGGTCCTACCGTGTGCGGAGAACTGTGTCGCCAAATTAGCGGAGGTGGAAAATGAAGCAGCAGTAGATGAAGCCTTCAAATTCTATGATAATGAAATGAGAATAATCTCAAAATCTGACTGTCTTACTATGAGCAAGCTCATAGAGAATTACAATATGAAGAGCAGAGAGGCATTCAATATCTTCCATAAAAGATCTATGAATAACAACTGTGGAAAATACATCCAACAGCTGGAG AGGAAGATGCATTCCACTTACAAGTCTGTCATGGCCAAGATCAAGGAAACCTCACAAGAGCAATGTAAAATACATCTAGCAAAAGAATTGGCATCAATAAAAGGAAACCTGGCATCTGGATATTACCAGAGGGATGATGGTTTCCAGGAGCTGAAGGAGGATCTTGATAAGGCCATCAAGGAGTATGAAGAAAAGACCAAGGACGAAATGGAG GGGTGTGCTGTCCTGACCCACTTCCTGAAAGAGGAAAAACATCATCTAGACCAAATACAAAAGATGGACAGCAAGCTGGGAAAGGAAGAAAACCTTGTCTCTg CTTGGGAAGAGGAACTCTCAAGGGTGAAACAGGAGATGAAGAAGATGGAGCAGGAGAGGAAGGCGGCTGAGGAATGCAGGCATAAGGAGATCAAGCAGCAGATCAGGAAGAGGATTGAGGAGGGTAAAAAGTGCAGtgaggaggaactgaaggaagcCATGGAGCATACGAGGAGTGAGATGGAGAAATACAAAGTCGAAGGCAGGGAGGAGGATGCCGAAAGGGCTCAGCAGAGATACGAGTACCTGAAAAAGAAATATGAAGAGCCAACAGAATGGAGTTTCATGAATTTCATGAAATTTATAAGGGAGCATGCTCCTGATATTATTGATGTGCTCATGATTGTGATGGTTGCTGTAGCAGAATACAGAAGGGTGTCATCATAA